A stretch of Peteryoungia algae DNA encodes these proteins:
- a CDS encoding ABC transporter permease encodes MPIAAIFVIGFSADPDNWQHMMTNVIPRAGMRTFWLLLFTGLVTATVGIGSAWLVASCEFPLRRLLSPALVLPLAIPSYLAAYAFGEFLDFTGPVQTGYRALFGFTSSRDYSFFDVKSLPGAVLVMSAVLYPYVYLACRSMFLMQGRAAADVARTLGSSPLRVFARIQVPMARPAIMIGLTLVMMETLNDIGAVEYLGVQTLTFSVYDTWLNRGSLAGAAQIACFMLLIVAGLLVVERRARRRQRFSSHKTTAIVTDAVRLRLSGAKAAVATLICLLPILVGFVVPVFVLGGFALRRVEDFLEPRLLDALWNSTLVSSAAAVITVLLAFVLSYAARTDRSRLAVSAGRLAALGYGIPGTVLGIGVLIPLATFDNALDGWMRESLGISTGLMLSGTGFAIVYAYTVRFLTMAEGTVDAGFQKLSPHLDMAARTLGRSSLQTLRQVLLPNLRPAVLTAALLVFIETLKELSATILLRPFNFNTLATLVYEDASRGMAQDASVAAIIIIAAGLIPVILVSRSLDEKR; translated from the coding sequence ATGCCGATCGCGGCAATCTTCGTCATCGGCTTCTCGGCGGATCCGGACAACTGGCAGCACATGATGACCAATGTCATCCCGCGGGCAGGGATGCGCACCTTCTGGCTGCTGCTCTTCACAGGCCTGGTCACAGCCACGGTCGGAATCGGCTCCGCGTGGCTGGTCGCGTCCTGCGAATTCCCGTTGCGGCGTCTTCTCTCCCCGGCACTCGTCCTGCCGCTGGCCATCCCTTCCTATCTGGCGGCCTATGCGTTCGGCGAATTTCTCGACTTCACCGGCCCCGTGCAAACCGGATACCGGGCGCTGTTCGGCTTCACCTCCTCGCGCGACTACAGCTTCTTCGACGTGAAATCGCTTCCCGGTGCCGTGCTGGTCATGTCGGCCGTGCTTTACCCTTACGTCTATCTCGCTTGCCGCTCGATGTTCTTGATGCAAGGGCGCGCGGCCGCCGACGTCGCCCGGACCCTCGGGTCCAGCCCCTTGCGCGTCTTTGCCCGCATCCAGGTGCCGATGGCGCGGCCGGCGATCATGATCGGCCTGACGCTGGTCATGATGGAAACGCTGAACGATATCGGCGCGGTCGAATATCTCGGCGTGCAGACGCTCACCTTCTCGGTCTATGACACCTGGCTGAACCGCGGCAGCCTTGCGGGTGCAGCGCAGATCGCCTGCTTCATGCTTTTGATCGTCGCGGGACTTCTCGTTGTCGAACGGCGGGCGCGAAGGCGCCAGCGCTTCAGCAGCCACAAGACGACGGCGATCGTGACCGATGCGGTGCGGCTGCGCCTTTCGGGCGCGAAGGCGGCGGTCGCAACCCTGATCTGCCTCCTCCCGATCCTGGTCGGTTTCGTCGTGCCGGTTTTCGTGCTTGGCGGGTTTGCACTCCGACGGGTCGAAGACTTCCTTGAGCCCCGCCTCCTGGATGCGCTCTGGAATTCCACCCTTGTCTCGTCGGCGGCAGCCGTGATCACCGTGCTGCTCGCCTTCGTGCTCTCCTATGCGGCGCGGACGGATCGCTCGCGCCTGGCCGTGAGCGCCGGACGGCTCGCAGCGCTTGGCTATGGCATTCCCGGAACGGTGCTCGGCATCGGGGTCTTGATCCCGCTGGCGACTTTCGACAATGCGCTGGACGGCTGGATGCGCGAAAGCCTTGGCATTTCGACAGGGCTCATGCTCTCCGGTACCGGGTTCGCGATCGTTTACGCCTATACGGTGCGCTTTCTCACCATGGCCGAGGGCACCGTCGATGCCGGGTTCCAGAAGCTTTCCCCCCATCTCGACATGGCAGCCCGCACCCTCGGGCGCTCGAGCCTGCAGACACTCCGCCAGGTGCTTCTGCCCAATCTGCGACCTGCCGTGCTGACAGCGGCACTGCTCGTCTTCATCGAGACGCTGAAGGAGCTATCGGCAACGATCCTGCTGCGTCCCTTCAACTTCAATACGCTGGCCACGCTCGTCTACGAAGACGCGTCGCGCGGCATGGCGCAGGACGCTTCCGTCGCGGCGATCATCATTATCGCTGCGGGTCTTATTCCGGTGATCCTTGTTTCGCGGTCGCTCGACGAGAAGCGCTGA
- a CDS encoding LysE family translocator has translation MATFSMSVGIMVAIAIGAMSPGPSFVLVSRISVSNSRLHGLAAAIGMAFGGAFFAILALAGLVALLQQVDWLYLVLKCAGGLYLAYLGIAIWRGAREPISVTPADGRSRFAVSRAFFLGIVTQVSNPKTAVVYASIFAAVMPQDPPLALILALPPLIFLIEAGWYAIVALVFSTPRSQRAYLGGKVWVDRLAGAVIGALGLRLIGESLAVLRR, from the coding sequence ATGGCCACCTTCAGCATGTCCGTCGGCATCATGGTTGCGATTGCGATCGGCGCGATGAGCCCCGGGCCGAGCTTCGTGCTCGTCTCGCGGATCTCGGTCAGCAATTCGCGCCTGCACGGGCTCGCAGCCGCCATCGGGATGGCCTTCGGCGGCGCCTTCTTCGCCATTCTCGCACTCGCGGGTCTCGTTGCGCTGCTGCAGCAGGTGGACTGGCTCTATCTCGTGCTGAAATGTGCAGGCGGGCTCTATCTCGCCTATCTCGGCATAGCGATCTGGCGCGGCGCGCGCGAACCGATTTCTGTCACTCCAGCGGACGGACGCAGCAGGTTTGCCGTATCGCGTGCATTTTTCCTCGGCATCGTCACACAGGTCAGCAATCCCAAGACAGCCGTCGTCTATGCCAGCATCTTCGCCGCCGTGATGCCGCAGGACCCGCCGCTGGCGCTGATCCTTGCTCTACCTCCGCTGATCTTCCTCATCGAGGCCGGCTGGTATGCCATTGTGGCCCTGGTCTTTTCGACCCCTCGCTCGCAGCGAGCCTATCTCGGCGGCAAAGTCTGGGTGGACCGGCTGGCTGGCGCCGTGATCGGTGCGCTCGGCCTGCGGCTGATCGGGGAAAGCCTCGCCGTTCTTCGCAGATGA
- a CDS encoding ATP-binding protein: MPAQYPFIDVAVHDLIRPRLARGEALVLFAPGLERVLWCNGAGARFFGATSIYDFLEEGPQRSDITFRQIETAARQLANVGDSRNLMLRITAGFQKVPVTATTECLEVRSGEAVILLAVPPIKPSSGTVQQLSLDLMSGFDDPDTHMAVLDGEGRVVANSEGFPGLGISPQTARTLVNFVDADAGRLVKRPIPTALGQLPAAIGKISDEPALHLLFAVETILGQMDPSTELVDEDDADLPAAEPMPVRADDTVEDTPETETETDTEAEAEAEAEAEAEAFEPEPAVADEAMPSPAAPFESVIAAIGDIEEIEPETVDLSENDDIKETLTAQGAEADDHAAAPDPAPTVDKDGPISETTLTETEEPPAEQAPVVKEAPAVAGPALPQTPASAPIADRFIFSQDRRATRFVWKIDAEGRFSEVSSEFAQAVGPRAADINGVAFSDLAALFNLDPEGKIGELLKKRDTWSGKTIYWPVEGTRLVVPVDLAALPTYTRNRDFDGFRGFGIVRVADAQDDPDAIGMTFLREEPVMDDLIEPADEVASNPDEDLVEFLTELAEGERHPPEDFEEEQIAEAGEDVLDALLHSAEDEDETPEPDTDADDFAPVADEEAPVPQPGGFEPPVLRIMEPRKPSLPDKVVQLQDRRTRQRDALTPGEQAAFQEIARKLDPLGLRAKVEQSLTPSEPPALRTESLPPAPEAPKPVDTAPPVEAVEPPASEPDVEATQPEPASDRPAPTRGRSLTAEIIDLMPVALLVHVGDRLIHANPEFFSLTGYKTLAELDEAGGLDALIQRQDLETPGDEAGQVVALCADDRLLPVTARLQSVRFEETSALMLALIAQPEDRTRADTPAESPAAMPALVTASGASGGATPAQAAELARVKVEVEEMRSILETATDGVVILDSDGDIRSMNRAASALFNFDDMETRGKPFVMLFAHESQKSILDYLNGLSGHGVASVLNDGREVIGREASGGFLPMFMTIGKLNSSNGYCAVIRDITQWKRTEEELRNAKRAAETANAHKTDFLARVSHEIRTPLNAIIGFADMMANEHFGPVGHPRYGEYAHDIVRSGRHVLDIVNDLLDISKIEAGEMELDFSSVGLNEMVQAAVSIVQPQANGQRVIIRTALSQAVPNVVADGRSIKQIVLNILANAIRFTPSGGQIIVSTAYEPNGSVVLRIRDTGVGMSRSELEQAMKPFRQVSTGTPRSRGDGTGLGLPLTKAMVDANRAQFAISSTPNEGTLVEVMFPSPRVLAD, encoded by the coding sequence ATGCCCGCTCAATATCCGTTCATCGACGTCGCTGTGCACGACCTCATCCGTCCGCGCCTTGCGCGTGGCGAAGCGCTCGTGCTGTTTGCGCCGGGACTGGAGCGCGTGCTCTGGTGCAATGGCGCAGGGGCGCGCTTTTTCGGGGCCACCTCGATCTACGACTTCCTGGAGGAAGGGCCTCAGCGCAGCGACATCACCTTCCGCCAGATCGAGACCGCGGCGCGGCAGCTGGCCAATGTCGGAGACAGTCGCAATCTGATGCTGCGCATCACGGCCGGCTTCCAGAAAGTGCCTGTCACAGCGACGACGGAGTGTCTCGAGGTTCGCAGCGGCGAGGCGGTGATCCTGCTTGCCGTGCCCCCGATCAAGCCATCCAGCGGGACCGTGCAGCAACTCAGCCTGGACCTGATGAGCGGTTTCGACGATCCGGATACCCACATGGCCGTGCTCGACGGCGAAGGCCGCGTCGTTGCCAATTCCGAGGGTTTCCCCGGTCTCGGTATATCGCCGCAGACTGCCCGCACGCTGGTCAATTTCGTCGATGCGGATGCCGGTCGGCTGGTCAAGCGGCCGATCCCGACCGCTCTCGGCCAATTGCCGGCGGCGATCGGCAAGATTTCGGATGAGCCGGCGCTGCACCTGCTCTTCGCAGTCGAGACGATCCTCGGCCAGATGGATCCGAGCACCGAGCTTGTCGATGAAGACGATGCCGATCTGCCTGCAGCTGAGCCCATGCCCGTTCGCGCCGACGACACGGTCGAGGATACGCCCGAGACAGAGACAGAGACAGACACCGAGGCTGAGGCTGAGGCTGAGGCTGAGGCTGAGGCTGAGGCGTTCGAACCCGAACCGGCAGTGGCGGACGAGGCAATGCCCTCGCCTGCCGCACCGTTCGAAAGCGTGATCGCGGCGATCGGTGACATCGAGGAAATCGAGCCGGAAACAGTCGATCTCAGCGAGAACGACGATATCAAGGAGACGCTGACCGCTCAGGGCGCCGAAGCGGATGATCATGCCGCCGCGCCTGATCCCGCACCGACTGTGGACAAGGACGGGCCCATCTCTGAAACGACCCTGACAGAGACCGAGGAGCCCCCTGCCGAACAAGCCCCGGTCGTTAAGGAGGCGCCTGCCGTTGCAGGACCGGCTCTTCCCCAGACGCCAGCCAGCGCGCCTATCGCTGATCGCTTCATCTTCAGCCAGGATCGCCGCGCGACCCGATTCGTCTGGAAGATCGACGCCGAAGGCCGGTTCAGCGAAGTATCCTCCGAATTTGCCCAGGCCGTCGGTCCGCGGGCCGCCGACATCAATGGCGTTGCCTTTTCCGATCTGGCAGCCCTCTTCAACCTCGACCCCGAAGGCAAGATCGGCGAATTGCTGAAGAAGCGGGATACCTGGTCCGGCAAGACGATCTACTGGCCCGTCGAAGGCACACGGCTGGTGGTCCCGGTCGATCTCGCGGCGCTTCCGACCTATACCCGCAACCGCGACTTCGATGGTTTCCGCGGATTCGGCATCGTGCGTGTAGCCGATGCCCAGGACGATCCGGATGCAATCGGCATGACCTTCCTGCGCGAAGAGCCGGTTATGGACGACCTGATCGAGCCCGCGGATGAGGTTGCCAGCAATCCCGACGAGGATCTGGTCGAATTTCTCACCGAACTCGCCGAAGGCGAGCGCCACCCGCCGGAAGACTTCGAGGAGGAGCAGATCGCCGAAGCCGGCGAGGATGTGCTCGACGCACTGCTGCATTCCGCTGAGGACGAGGATGAGACGCCTGAACCGGACACCGACGCCGACGATTTTGCGCCCGTTGCCGATGAGGAGGCGCCGGTGCCGCAGCCAGGCGGCTTCGAACCACCCGTCCTGCGGATCATGGAACCGCGCAAGCCGAGCCTGCCCGACAAGGTCGTGCAGTTGCAGGATCGTCGCACTCGCCAGCGCGACGCCCTGACACCGGGTGAACAGGCGGCCTTCCAGGAGATTGCGCGCAAGCTCGATCCGCTCGGGCTGCGTGCCAAGGTCGAACAATCGCTCACGCCGTCCGAACCGCCCGCTCTGCGCACCGAAAGCCTCCCCCCTGCCCCCGAGGCCCCCAAACCGGTGGATACCGCGCCCCCGGTTGAAGCTGTTGAGCCGCCGGCATCCGAGCCGGATGTCGAGGCCACACAGCCGGAACCGGCGAGCGATCGCCCGGCGCCCACGCGGGGACGCAGCCTGACCGCCGAGATCATCGACCTGATGCCGGTTGCCCTCCTCGTGCATGTCGGTGACCGGCTGATCCATGCCAATCCCGAATTCTTCAGCCTGACGGGCTACAAGACGCTGGCCGAGCTCGATGAAGCCGGTGGCCTCGACGCACTCATCCAGCGGCAGGATCTCGAAACGCCCGGCGACGAAGCGGGCCAGGTCGTTGCGCTCTGCGCCGACGACCGGCTGCTGCCGGTGACCGCACGCCTGCAATCGGTGCGCTTCGAGGAGACGAGTGCGCTGATGCTGGCACTGATCGCCCAGCCGGAAGACCGTACGCGCGCCGACACCCCCGCCGAGTCTCCGGCTGCCATGCCGGCGCTGGTCACCGCGTCGGGCGCATCAGGCGGCGCGACACCGGCCCAGGCGGCAGAACTCGCCCGCGTCAAGGTGGAGGTCGAGGAAATGCGCTCGATCCTGGAAACGGCGACCGACGGGGTCGTGATCCTCGATTCCGACGGCGATATCCGGTCGATGAACCGGGCGGCGAGTGCATTGTTCAACTTCGACGACATGGAAACGCGCGGCAAGCCCTTCGTCATGCTGTTTGCCCATGAAAGCCAGAAGTCGATCCTTGACTATCTCAACGGGCTTTCGGGCCATGGCGTCGCCAGCGTTCTCAACGACGGGCGCGAAGTGATCGGACGCGAAGCCTCCGGCGGCTTCCTGCCCATGTTCATGACGATCGGGAAGCTGAATTCCTCGAACGGCTATTGTGCAGTGATCCGCGACATCACCCAGTGGAAGCGAACCGAAGAGGAACTGCGCAACGCCAAGCGCGCGGCCGAGACGGCGAACGCCCACAAGACCGATTTCCTTGCCCGCGTCAGCCACGAAATCCGGACACCGCTCAACGCGATCATCGGCTTTGCCGACATGATGGCGAACGAGCATTTCGGTCCCGTCGGCCATCCGCGCTACGGCGAATATGCGCATGACATCGTGCGGTCCGGACGGCATGTGCTCGACATCGTCAACGACCTGCTCGACATATCCAAGATCGAAGCCGGCGAGATGGAGCTGGACTTTTCCTCCGTCGGATTGAACGAGATGGTGCAGGCAGCGGTCTCGATCGTGCAGCCGCAGGCGAACGGCCAGCGGGTCATCATCCGCACCGCGCTGTCGCAGGCCGTGCCGAATGTCGTGGCCGACGGTCGCTCGATCAAGCAGATTGTGCTGAACATCCTCGCCAATGCGATCCGCTTCACGCCCTCCGGTGGCCAGATCATCGTCTCCACGGCCTATGAGCCAAACGGCAGCGTGGTTCTCCGGATCCGGGACACCGGCGTCGGCATGTCGCGCAGCGAGTTGGAGCAGGCGATGAAGCCTTTCCGCCAGGTCTCGACCGGCACTCCGCGCAGCCGCGGCGACGGCACCGGTCTCGGCCTGCCGCTGACAAAGGCCATGGTGGATGCCAACAGGGCGCAGTTCGCCATCTCGTCGACGCCCAACGAGGGCACGCTGGTCGAGGTAATGTTCCCCTCGCCGCGCGTGCTCGCGGATTGA
- a CDS encoding phasin: protein MNTKDMFSFSTFDPSKMQESFRDFAEKGAAQSKEAYAKMKTATEEATKTVEATVQTAQAGTVELGLKAIDAMRTNTELSLAHMEALLGVKSVAELVELQTAFIRKQAEVTIEQAKSIQETAKKVTETVTKPGKEAAEKAMSSLKVA from the coding sequence ATGAACACCAAGGATATGTTCTCTTTCTCGACCTTTGACCCCTCGAAGATGCAGGAAAGCTTCCGTGACTTCGCCGAAAAGGGCGCAGCCCAGTCGAAGGAAGCCTATGCCAAGATGAAGACCGCGACGGAAGAAGCCACGAAGACCGTGGAAGCCACTGTCCAGACGGCCCAGGCCGGCACGGTTGAACTCGGCCTCAAGGCCATCGACGCCATGCGCACCAACACCGAACTTTCGCTCGCCCACATGGAAGCGCTCCTCGGCGTGAAGTCGGTTGCCGAACTCGTCGAGTTGCAGACCGCGTTCATCCGCAAGCAGGCGGAAGTGACGATCGAACAGGCCAAGTCCATTCAGGAAACCGCCAAGAAGGTGACCGAGACTGTGACGAAGCCGGGCAAGGAAGCCGCTGAAAAGGCCATGTCCTCGCTCAAGGTCGCCTGA